A single region of the Diadema setosum chromosome 14, eeDiaSeto1, whole genome shotgun sequence genome encodes:
- the LOC140237752 gene encoding methanethiol oxidase-like, translating into MANPKQLRRLFSHPTEAMDGGGREQLLYVACSSYSPPASSPRPDFLATVDVDPQSSSYGEVIHRLNMPHEGDEISNLGWNTCMSCYGEDENASHEMLVITSLKSSRVYVVNVASDPRSPVLQKVIEDDTIRERSGLTSPTTSHCLGFGQVMVSAYDKDETDNKGGFIVLDGENLDVKERWDNGDAANVFGHDFWYQLLTHNVLISSAGWGRRDIFDGNITLAEAIVYGTSSHTLHVWDFEKRTVVQTVDLGLGGAVPMSVRFLHDADRDEGFVSSACGDGIFRFYKTAENTWKATKVISTPHQKIEGSDALTSLPAMTTDMVLSLNDRYLYCCNWLQGDVRQYDITDTQKPQLVSQLYLTRTSNKVNEIIGQSEVDVKGRKIPGGPSNITLSLDGKRLYVTMSLFSKWDAEIYPEMTKNGSTLVMIDVDTENGGLSLNQNFLVDFSSDGDSTAPACPVLAKQMRYPGGDCTSDIFLSLCSFSPKK; encoded by the exons ATGG CCAACCCAAAGCAACTCCGACGTCTTTTCAGCCACCCAACAGAAGCCATGGATGGCGGAGGCCGTGAGCAGCTCCTTTACGTAGCGTGTTCTTCGTACAGTCCACCGGCTAGCTCCCCGAGACCTGACTTTCTCGCCACGGTGGACGTAGATCCACAGTCATCGTCATACGGAGAG GTTATTCATCGGCTCAACATGCCTCATGAGGGAGATGAGATATCCAATCTCGGCTGGAATACATGCATGAGTTGCTATGGAGAAGACGAGAACGCAAGCCATGAGATGTTAGTCATTACCAGTCTCAAATCATCTCGCGTCTACGTGGTCAATGTAGCCTCCGACCCCAGGTCGCCTGTTCTCCAAAAG GTCATTGAAGACGACACGATCCGAGAGAGATCCGGTCTGACCAGTCCTACGACCAGCCACTGTCTGGGATTCGGTCAAGTCATGGTCAGTGCGTACGACAAAGACGAGACGGACAATAAAG GTGGATTCATCGTTCTCGATGGCGAGAATTTAGACGTAAAAGAGCGCTGGGACAACGGGGATGCCGCTAACGTCTTTGGCCACGACTTCTGGTATCAGCTTCTGACTCACAACGTCCTCATCAGCTCGGCCGGGTGGGGGCGCCGAGACATTTTTGACGGAAATATCACATTAGCAGAGGCAATTGTCTATG GAACGAGCAGTCACACTCTTCACGTGTGGGACTTTGAGAAACGGACTGTCGTTCAGACGGTGGATCTCGGCCTTGGTGGCGCTGTTCCCATGTCTGTCAGATTTTTGCACGATGCAGACCGTGACGAGGGGTTTGTGTCGTCTGCTTGTGGTGATGGCATCTTTCGCTTCTACAAGACTGCT GAGAACACATGGAAAGCGACCAAAGTAATCAGCACACCCCATCAGAAGATTGAGGGGAGTGATGCTCTTACGTCATTACCAG CTATGACGACAGACATGGTACTGTCTCTGAATGATCGATATCTCTACTGCTGCAACTGGCTACAGGGTGACGTGAGGCAGTACGACATAACCGATACCCAGAAACCTCAGCTTGTCAGTCAG TTGTACCTTACCAGAACAAGTAACAAAGTTAACGAGATCATCGGCCAGTCGGAAGTTGATGTTAAAGGTCGTAAGATTCCCGGTGGACCAAGTAACATCACACTTAGTCTGGACGGAAAACGTCTCTACGTCACCATGTCTCTCTTCAGCAAATGGGACGCAGAAATCTATCCAGAAATGACGAA GAATGGTTCCACACTGGTTATGATCGACGTCGACACAGAGAACGGAGGTCTGTCTCTCAATCAAAACTTCCTCGTGGATTTTTCGTCTGACGGTGACTCGACGGCCCCAGCATGCCCAGTGCTAGCTAAACAGATGAGATATCCAGGCGGAGACTGTACTAGTGACATCTTCCTCTCACTTTGCTCCTTCTCACCTAAGAAATAA